The Triticum aestivum cultivar Chinese Spring chromosome 7B, IWGSC CS RefSeq v2.1, whole genome shotgun sequence genome window below encodes:
- the LOC123157498 gene encoding tobamovirus multiplication protein 2A encodes MACRGFFECVLKLFNLVLMAVGLAMAGYGAYLLVLWLQLLPPSPPAPPPSGDLVRLGRPMLLLIDVSISDGTSEKLISAWFIFAFIGVGVILFITSIFGCAGASTRSGCCLSTYSFLIILFILVELAAGCFIFFDHSWKDVIPVDKTGNFDMIYSFLKENWRTAKWVALGAVVFEALLFTVALIVQSGNQDDYDSDDEYIDPRSGVRQPLVNKQTATDPRVPNLDYRPIRNDAWSQRMRDKYGVDSFDPNRFQQATISPAEQRNRCTIL; translated from the exons ATGGCGTGCAGGGGCTTCTTCGAGTGCGTCCTCAAGCTCTTCAACCTCGTGCTCATGGCTGTCGGGCTGGCCATGGCGGGCTACGGCGCCTACCTGCTCGTGCTCTGGCTCCAGCTGCTGCCTccgtcgccgccggcgccgcctccaagCGGCGACCTAGTGCGGCTTGGGCGGCCGATGCTTCTTCTTATTGACGTGTCTATCTCAGATGGGACCTCGGAGAAGCTCATCAGCGCATG GTTTATTTTTGCATTTATAGGTGTCGGTGTTATACTCTTCATTACTTCCATCTTCGGTTGTGCTGGAGCATCAACAAGGAGTGGATGCTGCTTATCCACT TATTCATTCCTCATCATTTTGTTCATACTAGTAGAGCTTGCTGCAGGATGCTTCATTTTCTTCGACCATAGCTGGAAAGAT GTAATTCCAGTTGATAAAACTGGTAACTTTGACATGATCTACAGTTTCCTGAAAGAAAATTGGAGAACCGCAAAATGGGTCGCACTTGGAGCTGTTGTGTTTGAG GCACTGTTGTTCACTGTAGCCCTCATAGTGCAGTCAGGCAATCAAGATGATTATGACAGTGATGATGAGTACATTGACCCGAGGTCCGGAGTCCGTCAGCCATTGGTGAATAAGCAAACTGCTACCGATCCCAGGGTGCCCAATCTTGACTACCGTCCAATCAGGAACGATGCATGGAGCCAAAGAATGAGAGACAAG TATGGGGTGGATTCCTTTGATCCAAACAGGTTTCAACAGGCCACGATATCTCCCGCAGAACAAAGAAACAGATGCACAATCCTCTGA